GGGAGTTCTTCCAGATTAGATATAAAGTGAtttctttttctccctttttttttctttttaaaattgtCTTCCTGTCTTGAACATATGATCTTGTGGCTTCACAACTTCTGTGATCCTaggttaaaaatatttttgttcTTCCTTCTGTTGTATGTAGTACTACAAAAAAGATATATGATGACTCTTgcttttttcttgttctttttgtTTCCACTTATTATCTGATCTTTTTAATGGGGATTTTTGTTTACATTAGTACCTGGTCATGCTCTTAAAGTTTCGCATTTTCTTATTGTTTTGACGAGGATTTTGTGTGCTCAGTCATTTCCTGTCTATCTTACTGATGATTCGGCAGCAAGATGCCGAGCGCTGATGACCGATTTTAGCAAACCATAATCATCTGATCAGCATGAGTTTGACCTGGCTTTATCCTGTATCCATTCTCTTTCTTGCCGGATTTTCAGAGGAAATACAACAATCTGGTGTCATCAATATTGGTTCAATCCTTTCGTTTGCGACTATAAATGGGAGAGTAGCAAAAATTGCCATGACTGCTGCTGTTGAAGATGTAAATTCTGACTCTAGTGTTCTTGGAGGTAGAAAACTGGTTCTCTCCATGCATGATTCAAACTACAGTGGATTTCTTGACATCATGGGAGGTAATGCATGCTTGATACCTTAAGATTTACCTCCTTTATGCTTTAAGGGGATGGGCGTTTCCATTCTTGTACTCTGGATGATGAATTGCAGATTAATTCTGGATTTGGAGTTGGGATTTGATGATTATCTCAATCCAAATGTAAAACATGTTAATTGCCTGATGTTTTTCCCAGAAATTATACATATCTTGCTGGTTACCTACCTTTATAGAGGAGAActtaaacagaattttctttagATAAAGGACTAGTTTACACGATTTGCTTTTCACATCCTTTTGACTTCCGGAAGGGAAATCTCTGTTTTACAATGTTCTGAGTTAAACCTCTTACTTCTTTCATAGTTCTTGTTGCATTTCTCATCCTAGGATTCTGAAATTATGTCCTTTGTCAACTAGTGATAcgttaattttttttgtcataatTTCTTTGGCACAGCATTGCAGTACATGGAAACTGATACAGTAGCTATTATTGGTCCACAAACTTCTGTTATGGCTCACGTCATCGCACATTTCACTAATGAACTCCATGTTCCTCTCTTGTCATTCACGGCATTGGACCCCTCTATAACCCCTCTCCAGTATCCTTATTTTATCCAGACAGCACCTACCGATCTATACCAGATAGCTGCTATAGCGGATATGATTAGTTACTTTGGTTACAGAGAGGTAATTGCCATTTTTACTGATGATGATAAGAACCGAAATGGTATTACCATCTTAGGTGATATACTTGCCGAAAGGCGTGCTAAAATTTCTTATAAAGCCACAATTCCACCTGAGCCAGCACCAATTCGTGATCACGTTATGGAGGAATTGCTTAATATTAGAATGATGGAACCTCGTGTTATTGTTGTCAACACATATACAAAAACAGGTTTTGTGGTTTTTGATATAGCCCAGAATCTTGGTATGATGGACAAGGGTTACGTGTGGATCGCTACTAATTGGCTTTCAGCAGCAATGGATGCTACTCAAATTTTACCAGACACTGCCAACTCAATCCAAGGTGTGCTAACACTTCGTCTTCATATACCAGACTCCAAAAGGAAAAGAGCCTTTGCCTCTCGTTGGAACAAGTTGAGTAATGGCTCCATCGGTTTGAACACTTATGGTCTTTACGCTTATGATACAGTTTGGATGATTGCTAATGCAGTTAAATTATTCCTAGCTCATGGTAGCACCATATCATTCTCAAATTATTCAAGTTTGAATGTTCTTGGTGGAAGGGTTCTGAATCTTAGTGCATTAAGCATTTTTGATGGTGGGCAGATGTTGCTCAGCAACATAGTGCAGACCAATATGAGAGGTCTAACAGGCCCTATTGAGTTTAATCCAGACAGGTCTATGAAGCGTCCTGCCTATGATATCCTCAATGTAATTGGGAATGGATTTAGGCAGATAGGATACTGGTCAAACTATTCAGGACTTTCTGTTGATCCCCCTGAGACTCTTTACTCTAGACAAGCAAACAGATCAAGTTCAAACCAGAAGTTATATGGTGTATTATGGCCAGGAAAAACAGAAGTTAAGCCACGTGGCTGGGTTTTCCCGAACAATGGAAAACGATTAAGAATTGGAGTTCCAAACAGAGTTAGTTACAAAGATTTCGTTTCATTAGATAATCATACTGGACTGATACATGGATATTG
This portion of the Coffea eugenioides isolate CCC68of chromosome 11, Ceug_1.0, whole genome shotgun sequence genome encodes:
- the LOC113751134 gene encoding glutamate receptor 3.2-like isoform X1, which encodes MSLTWLYPVSILFLAGFSEEIQQSGVINIGSILSFATINGRVAKIAMTAAVEDVNSDSSVLGGRKLVLSMHDSNYSGFLDIMGALQYMETDTVAIIGPQTSVMAHVIAHFTNELHVPLLSFTALDPSITPLQYPYFIQTAPTDLYQIAAIADMISYFGYREVIAIFTDDDKNRNGITILGDILAERRAKISYKATIPPEPAPIRDHVMEELLNIRMMEPRVIVVNTYTKTGFVVFDIAQNLGMMDKGYVWIATNWLSAAMDATQILPDTANSIQGVLTLRLHIPDSKRKRAFASRWNKLSNGSIGLNTYGLYAYDTVWMIANAVKLFLAHGSTISFSNYSSLNVLGGRVLNLSALSIFDGGQMLLSNIVQTNMRGLTGPIEFNPDRSMKRPAYDILNVIGNGFRQIGYWSNYSGLSVDPPETLYSRQANRSSSNQKLYGVLWPGKTEVKPRGWVFPNNGKRLRIGVPNRVSYKDFVSLDNHTGLIHGYCIDVFLAAIKLLPYAVPHEFILFGDGLKNPSYTELVRMITSNVFDAAVGDIAIVANRTKIVDFTQPYIESGLVVVVPVRKLHSSAWAFLRPFTPSMWGVTAAFFLLVGVVVWILEHRVNNEFRGPLKKQLVTLLWFSFSTMFFAQRENTMSTLGRIVLIIWLFVVLIINSSYTASLTSILTVQQLSSSINGIESLITSNDPIGFQVGSFAENYLREELDIAKSRLVPLGSPEAYADALERRIVAAIVDEQPYIDLFLSKYCKFRVVGQPFTRSGWGFAFPRDSPLAIDMSTAILSLSENGELQKIDDKWLNKSMCGPQPQSSQSDQLNLESFWGLFLVCGVAFLIALLVYFWLMFCKFKQHCPETSESSRFGSSYSAHFQRFLSFVDEKEEVTSNRLKRKRTGNSTVCQGKET
- the LOC113751134 gene encoding glutamate receptor 3.2-like isoform X2, which translates into the protein MTAAVEDVNSDSSVLGGRKLVLSMHDSNYSGFLDIMGALQYMETDTVAIIGPQTSVMAHVIAHFTNELHVPLLSFTALDPSITPLQYPYFIQTAPTDLYQIAAIADMISYFGYREVIAIFTDDDKNRNGITILGDILAERRAKISYKATIPPEPAPIRDHVMEELLNIRMMEPRVIVVNTYTKTGFVVFDIAQNLGMMDKGYVWIATNWLSAAMDATQILPDTANSIQGVLTLRLHIPDSKRKRAFASRWNKLSNGSIGLNTYGLYAYDTVWMIANAVKLFLAHGSTISFSNYSSLNVLGGRVLNLSALSIFDGGQMLLSNIVQTNMRGLTGPIEFNPDRSMKRPAYDILNVIGNGFRQIGYWSNYSGLSVDPPETLYSRQANRSSSNQKLYGVLWPGKTEVKPRGWVFPNNGKRLRIGVPNRVSYKDFVSLDNHTGLIHGYCIDVFLAAIKLLPYAVPHEFILFGDGLKNPSYTELVRMITSNVFDAAVGDIAIVANRTKIVDFTQPYIESGLVVVVPVRKLHSSAWAFLRPFTPSMWGVTAAFFLLVGVVVWILEHRVNNEFRGPLKKQLVTLLWFSFSTMFFAQRENTMSTLGRIVLIIWLFVVLIINSSYTASLTSILTVQQLSSSINGIESLITSNDPIGFQVGSFAENYLREELDIAKSRLVPLGSPEAYADALERRIVAAIVDEQPYIDLFLSKYCKFRVVGQPFTRSGWGFAFPRDSPLAIDMSTAILSLSENGELQKIDDKWLNKSMCGPQPQSSQSDQLNLESFWGLFLVCGVAFLIALLVYFWLMFCKFKQHCPETSESSRFGSSYSAHFQRFLSFVDEKEEVTSNRLKRKRTGNSTVCQGKET